The sequence GAGGTAAAAAACTTCCTGAGCTGGGAAGAGGGTTGGGAGATGCAATAAAGGAATTCAAAAAATCAGTAAAGGGTAAGGAAGACAAAAAATAGTCTTTTTATGGCTTTGCTTGCACCTTTGATTTTTATTTTTCTAGTCTTCCCCCTTTATA comes from Patescibacteria group bacterium and encodes:
- the tatA gene encoding Sec-independent protein translocase protein TatA; this encodes MRGIGTTELIIIAVVLLILFGGKKLPELGRGLGDAIKEFKKSVKGKEDKK